CCGTCCCACATCGGGCAAACAGTCACTTTATCAGGTTGGGTTCACTCCCGCCGCGATCTCGGCGGCTTGATCTTTATTGATATCCGCGATCGGGAAGGCCGCACGCAAACCGTTTTTGACCCGTCGAATGTCGCGGCGGATCTCTTCACCAATGCGGCGGCGTTGCGCAGCGAATGTGTGGTCAGTATCACCGGCAAGGTGCGCCAGCGGCCCGAGGGCACCAACAATTCCAAGATCCCGACCGGCGATGTCGAGGTGGTCGCCGAGCAGCTCGAAGTGTTGAACATGGCTGAGGTCCTGCCGTTTCCTGTCGACGATCCCGAAGTCTCGAGCAAGGTGAACGAGGAACTGCGGCTTCAGCATCGTTACCTGGATCTGCGCCGTCCCGAGATGTCGCGCAACCTGTGCCTGCGTTCCAAGGTCGCCATCACCACGCGCCAATACATGGACGAGCAGGGGTTCCTTGAAGTGGAAACACCGATCCTGTTCAAGTCGACTCCCGAAGGCGCGCGCGAATTCCTGGTGCCGAATCGGCGCGAGCCCGGAACCTTTTACGCGCTGCCGCAATCACCACAGCAGTTCAAGCAGATGCTCATGGTGGCAGGGATGGAACGATACTTCCAGATTGCGCGCTGTTTCCGCGATGAAGATCAGCGCGCCGATCGCCAGTTGGAATTCACGCAACTCGATCTTGAGATGAGCTTCATCGAGCGCGAAGACATTTACGCGCTGATTGAAGGCTACTTGAAACGGGTCTGGAAAACCGCGTTGAACGTGGATATTCCCACGCCATTCAAGCGAATCAGCTTCCAGGAAGCCATGGACCGTTACGGCATCGACAAGCCCGACACTCGATTCGGCATGGAATTGGTCGACTTCACCGAAGCCTTCCGCGCGAGCAGCTTCAAGGTATTCAGCGGCGCGATCGCTAATGGCGGCGTCGTAAAGGCGTTGAACGCGAAAGGAATGGCGGGAGCGACGCAGGGTCAAATCGAGACGATGACCGAATATGCCAAAAGCTTCGGCGCCAAGG
The Verrucomicrobiia bacterium DNA segment above includes these coding regions:
- the aspS gene encoding aspartate--tRNA ligase — translated: MKRTHHCNELRPSHIGQTVTLSGWVHSRRDLGGLIFIDIRDREGRTQTVFDPSNVAADLFTNAAALRSECVVSITGKVRQRPEGTNNSKIPTGDVEVVAEQLEVLNMAEVLPFPVDDPEVSSKVNEELRLQHRYLDLRRPEMSRNLCLRSKVAITTRQYMDEQGFLEVETPILFKSTPEGAREFLVPNRREPGTFYALPQSPQQFKQMLMVAGMERYFQIARCFRDEDQRADRQLEFTQLDLEMSFIEREDIYALIEGYLKRVWKTALNVDIPTPFKRISFQEAMDRYGIDKPDTRFGMELVDFTEAFRASSFKVFSGAIANGGVVKALNAKGMAGATQGQIETMTEYAKSFGAKGLAYIKVENGEWKSPIVKFFNDAEKQALITKLAIEEGDLILFAADQWLNACEILGKIRLYCAEVLKGQGKLTIDSNRFEFLWVIEFPLLGFDREQNRWYSSHHPFTAPVADDIPLLKTDPKKVRGQHYDIVVNGVELGGGSIRIHQPDVQNTIFRELLQIPEDVVKARFGYMLEAFKYGAPPHGGIALGFDRLCAILCNTPSIRDVIAFPKTAKGTDLMTDSPSTVEPKQLRELHIDLKVKKPETPAA